One region of Girardinichthys multiradiatus isolate DD_20200921_A chromosome 1, DD_fGirMul_XY1, whole genome shotgun sequence genomic DNA includes:
- the LOC124875346 gene encoding adenylyl cyclase-associated protein 2: MPNERLPFIGSSGSKAGKPPFSSTTLQYSHLTNRKKLNQQSQTSSSSHHHPGPSSIFVSDTNVTPWGGLAHPESSFTIIPPGLPPTRHTPIPPGPPPTPKTPHEKEEEDEEYSCSGFSSEIPSPCLLFPQNNAGAVSRGLRVRRRVIPQRRVPRPPRLPPLRPITNLSFSRSFTFSFFELPLHHSPHCRAERVRNLFQLLKQIHY, encoded by the exons ATGCCTAATGAACGACTGCCTTTCATTGGTTCATCTGGGAGCAAAGCAG GCAAGCCTCCCTTTAGTTCCACTACTCTTCAGTATTCACACCTGACCAATCGCAAAAAACTAAACCAGCAGTCCCAGACTTCTTCATCCTCTCACCATCACCCAGGGCCATCTTCCATCTTTGTCTCAGATACCAACGTCACACCTTGGGGTGGCCTGGCTCATCCTGAATCCTCATTTACCATAATACCCCCAGGACTTCCCCCAACAAGACACACTCCCATACCACCAGGTCCTCCACCAACACCTAAAACTCCTCatgagaaggaggaggaagacGAAGAATATTCATGTTCAGGTTTCAGCTCTGAAATCCCATCTCCATGCCTGTTGTTCCCTCAGAACAATGCAG GTGCAGTGAGCAGAGGACTGCGGGTAAGAAGAAGGGTAATACCTCAACGCCGGGTTCCTCGCCCTCCACGTCTTCCACCGCTGCGTCCAATCACCAACCTCAGCTTCTCTAGGAGCTTCACTTTCTCCTTCTTCGAGCTGCCGCTGCATCACTCCCCTCATTGTCGGGCTGAACGTGTCAGAAACCTCTTTCAGCTTCTGAAGCAGATACACTACTGA